The following proteins come from a genomic window of Rhodohalobacter sp. 614A:
- a CDS encoding fibronectin type III domain-containing protein, giving the protein MSKFIGYLLLAIIISPCVSVAQSVVNENSLNILTRNDGSVYIIHNYTLPFSHGYHLYRKVDEADWERLTTEPFFPAQNGFQLEQAMGPEFELIQDELDRESPQRIFLMLRAQTETNAIINAAVPELAIALGRAYLDENISSGSQVSYRFEIVNDLERPTGETIEGSAPLVSESPAPPSNILGTNEGRRVTIDWQYPTQEDAPETRNVIRFKTFYRDTESNVTVDATDAIFVRTRDDTEHRKYITVPRLNREYEFWVEAVDISGQSIASESVVLRIEDNVPPPIITDVDASATEDYQSEIVWPVSTDLELAGYHVYMSRADEEEYTRLTEEILSPLQTAFVHESAEPGVQYRYAVTAIDQNGNEGELSNPAHVYIWDYRIPEPVTNVAAVFDTDLSALQLEWSPGEEYRALQTYQILRRQINPKSGDLYEQLNDEAHLENSLTDFGYGIDGFREGVSYEYGVVAVSKNGNRSDTSWVEIQIPDLTPPEPPTTLQAQIRSGERVQVAWNASSSGDVISYNVYRRDMNADSLRLLSENGKGDRYLLDRMVELDGEYIYSVTAVDSLGNESEAVSSEILNVHKIHPPVPSKNVQALFTDGQVLLQWQVIDPSQVAGFHIYRSDIATGMYELIGQASQDTTRFSHNGSTAGQWFKVFPVDGIGREARTARPVQAVTN; this is encoded by the coding sequence GTGTCTAAATTTATCGGCTATCTTTTGCTGGCGATTATTATAAGCCCATGTGTATCTGTCGCACAATCTGTGGTGAATGAAAATAGCCTGAACATTCTTACCCGGAATGATGGCAGTGTTTACATCATTCACAATTACACTCTTCCATTTTCTCACGGATATCATCTTTACCGTAAAGTTGATGAAGCAGATTGGGAGCGATTAACAACGGAGCCCTTTTTTCCCGCTCAAAACGGATTTCAGCTTGAACAGGCAATGGGTCCTGAATTTGAGTTGATTCAGGATGAATTAGACAGAGAGAGTCCGCAGCGGATTTTCCTGATGCTGAGAGCTCAAACAGAAACCAATGCGATCATTAATGCCGCAGTGCCTGAACTTGCAATAGCTCTGGGCCGGGCCTACCTGGACGAAAATATTTCGTCTGGGTCTCAAGTATCCTACCGGTTTGAAATTGTAAACGACCTGGAACGACCCACCGGCGAAACGATAGAAGGCTCTGCTCCCCTTGTTTCTGAAAGTCCGGCTCCTCCATCAAATATTTTAGGTACGAATGAAGGGCGCAGAGTTACCATCGACTGGCAATACCCGACACAGGAAGACGCCCCGGAAACCCGGAATGTGATTCGTTTCAAAACATTTTATAGGGATACAGAGAGCAACGTAACGGTAGATGCAACGGATGCGATTTTCGTCCGAACCCGTGATGACACCGAGCATCGAAAATATATTACCGTTCCCCGCCTCAACAGGGAGTACGAATTTTGGGTGGAAGCTGTGGATATTTCCGGGCAGTCAATTGCGAGTGAAAGTGTGGTGTTGCGCATTGAAGACAATGTGCCTCCGCCGATTATCACCGATGTGGACGCAAGCGCAACGGAAGATTATCAAAGCGAGATTGTCTGGCCGGTAAGTACGGATCTCGAATTGGCCGGATATCACGTCTATATGTCCAGGGCGGATGAAGAAGAATACACCCGGCTGACCGAAGAAATCCTTTCCCCTCTTCAAACAGCCTTTGTTCATGAGTCGGCAGAACCGGGCGTTCAGTATCGGTATGCGGTAACGGCAATAGATCAAAATGGAAACGAGGGAGAGCTGTCTAACCCAGCGCATGTGTATATCTGGGATTATCGGATTCCTGAACCGGTTACAAACGTTGCAGCCGTTTTTGATACTGATTTAAGTGCCCTCCAACTTGAATGGAGTCCGGGCGAAGAGTACAGGGCGCTTCAAACCTATCAGATTCTCCGGCGGCAGATCAACCCAAAAAGTGGAGACCTGTATGAACAGTTAAATGATGAAGCTCATCTTGAAAATTCATTAACAGATTTTGGATACGGCATTGATGGGTTCAGGGAGGGAGTGTCCTATGAATATGGGGTTGTGGCTGTCAGTAAAAATGGAAACCGAAGTGATACGAGCTGGGTAGAGATACAGATTCCGGATCTTACCCCGCCGGAACCTCCAACAACTCTGCAGGCTCAAATACGAAGCGGCGAGCGAGTTCAGGTAGCGTGGAATGCGTCTTCTTCCGGGGATGTGATTTCGTACAATGTTTATCGCCGGGATATGAATGCAGACTCCTTACGATTGCTCAGTGAAAATGGAAAGGGTGATCGCTACCTGCTGGATCGGATGGTTGAATTAGACGGAGAGTATATCTATTCCGTGACGGCTGTCGATTCTTTGGGAAATGAGTCGGAAGCTGTGTCATCAGAAATTTTAAATGTGCATAAAATCCATCCGCCGGTTCCATCAAAAAATGTACAGGCGTTGTTTACCGATGGGCAGGTTTTGCTCCAATGGCAGGTCATCGATCCCTCTCAGGTTGCAGGATTTCATATTTACCGGTCTGATATTGCGACAGGGATGTATGAGCTTATTGGTCAGGCGTCACAGGATACCACTCGGTTTTCACATAATGGAAGCACAGCCGGCCAGTGGTTCAAGGTATTTCCGGTGGATGGGATTGGAAGAGAAGCAAGAACGGCAAGGCCTGTTCAGGCTGTGACAAATTAG